TTTTCTAGGATTCCGGTATAGTCTTGGGCGCTGGAAATCAGCTCGTCTGGAATATATAGAGTGGTTTTGACAGCTATCATATATGGTAATATATGGTGAAAAATGCCATATGTCAAGAGAATGGGAGCGGAAAATCGTTTCGGAGGCGGAAAAGTGATTCCGCATGGTGCTTAGCAGAGAAAATTTCGAAAGTACGTAACCTTCTTCCCTAATGAGTGATTTACTTATGTCACATAATGCCCGCATATCACACTGAAGTCGAGCTGCGCATGAAGCTGAAGATCCAAAAATCCTTCTTCCTTGCATAAATAATGCCAGCAACTAGGGAATAGCTGCTAAAACCTTGACCAGGGACCCTGGGTAAAAATACTGTGTATTTCTAGCTCCTCTCTGGGAGCGGGTAGATAGACATGCCCTCTTAGCTCAGTGGTAGAGCACTTCCATGGTAAGGAAGGGGTCACCAGTTCAAGCCTGGTAGAGGGCTAAGTTCGAATAGGTCTGTAGTTTAATGGTAGAACAAGGATCTCCAAAGTCCTTGGTGGGAGTTCGATTCTCTCCAGACCTGGAGTTTTTCCGCAGGTTCTTTGAGTTTAGGAAGGATTTATATAGTGAAGTTTGGCGCATTTGTACAAGAATGTAGAGAAGAACTGAAAAAAGTTCAATGGCCGAATAGACAAGAGGTGATGCAGTCCACCATCGTTGTTCTAGTCACGGTGTTATTTTTCTCTGCCTTTCTATTCTTTTCGGATACTGCGATTGTGAAGCTTCTTACCGGATTCTGGAATCTGTAAGAACTTAGGATAAAATGTGATTATGATGGCTGATTTGAAATGGTATGCGTTACAGACTTATTCCGGTCACGAGAATAAGGTCCAGAAAAATCTGGAAAAGCTGATCCAACAGCGCAAGCTGGAGGAGAAGATTTCTCAAGTGCGTATTCCTACCATGGAAGTCGCCGAGATGAAGAACGGCAAAAAGAAGGTCACTAAGAAGAAACTTATGCCGGGCTATGTTCTTGTTGAAATGGATATGGACGAAGACCTTCGTTTCATGATCCAAAGTCTTCCTTCTGTTTCTACTTTTGTAGGATCAAAAGATGGAGGACCTGAACCTCTTTCCGTAGACGAAGTGAAAAATCTTTTCGCGGAAACCGGAGAGTTCCAATCAGAGGAGCCAGTTACTCCTAGATTGTTGTTTAAAGTGGGAGATAGCCTGAAGATTATCGATGGCCCTTTCGCGAATTTTACTGGAGTCGTAGACGAGATCTTCCCGGACAAAGGAAGGCTCAGAGTGAAGGTGGAGATTTTCGGACGCTCTACCCCTGTGGAATTAGATTATCTACAGGTCAAAACCGAACCCTGACCGGTGGGAGAACCGGGAGAAACAAATAAGGTGTTTCGCCAATGGCAGCAAAAAAAGTAGTAAAGCAGATTAAGCTCCAGGTTGAAGCCGGTAAGGCCAACCCTGCTCCTCCAGTCGGACCGGCACTCGGTCAGGCCGGATTGAACATCATGGAGTTCTGCAAGCAGTTCAACGAGAGATCTAAAAACCAAATGGGTTATAAGCTCCCCGTTGTAA
This window of the Leptospira hartskeerlii genome carries:
- the secE gene encoding preprotein translocase subunit SecE; its protein translation is MKFGAFVQECREELKKVQWPNRQEVMQSTIVVLVTVLFFSAFLFFSDTAIVKLLTGFWNL
- the nusG gene encoding transcription termination/antitermination protein NusG, with the translated sequence MADLKWYALQTYSGHENKVQKNLEKLIQQRKLEEKISQVRIPTMEVAEMKNGKKKVTKKKLMPGYVLVEMDMDEDLRFMIQSLPSVSTFVGSKDGGPEPLSVDEVKNLFAETGEFQSEEPVTPRLLFKVGDSLKIIDGPFANFTGVVDEIFPDKGRLRVKVEIFGRSTPVELDYLQVKTEP